One segment of Chionomys nivalis chromosome 3, mChiNiv1.1, whole genome shotgun sequence DNA contains the following:
- the Ap1s1 gene encoding AP-1 complex subunit sigma-1A produces the protein MMRFMLLFSRQGKLRLQKWYLATSDKERKKMVRELMQVVLARKPKMCSFLEWRDLKVVYKRYASLYFCCAIEGQDNELITLELIHRYVELLDKYFGSVCELDIIFNFEKAYFILDEFLMGGDVQDTSKKSVLKAIEQADLLQEEDESPRSVLEEMGLA, from the exons ATG aTGCGATTCATGCTACTGTTCAGCCGGCAGGGCAAACTCCGGCTGCAAAAATGGTACCTGGCCACCTCagacaaggagaggaagaaaatggtCCGGGAGCTCATGCAAGTCGTGCTGGCTCGAAAGCCCAAGATGTGCAGCTTCCTGGAGTGGAGGGACCTCAAAGTCGTCTATAAGAG ATACGCCAGTCTCTATTTCTGCTGCGCCATTGAAGGTCAAGACAATGAACTGATCACACTGGAGCTGATCCACCGATACGTGGAGCTCTTGGACAAGTACTTCGGCAGC gtGTGCGAGCTGGATATCATCTTCAACTTTGAGAAAGCCTACTTTATCCTGGATGAGTTTCTGATGGGTGGGGACGTCCAGGACACCTCCAAGAAGAGTGTGCTTAAGGCCATCGAGCAGGCCGACCTGCTGCAGGAG GAGGATGAGTCGCCCCGCAGTGTCCTGGAGGAGATGGGCCTGGCGTAG
- the Serpine1 gene encoding plasminogen activator inhibitor 1 — protein sequence MQTPALACLTLGLVLVFGEGSVLHHESHTVHQATDFGVKVFKHVVQASQDRNVVFSPYGVSSVLAMLQLTTAGKTQQQIQDAMGFKINEKGAAPALRRLSKELTGHWNKNEISTADAIFVQRDLELVQGFMPHFFKLFRTTVKQVDFLEVERARFIINDWVEKHTKGMISDLLAEGAVDQLTRLVLVNALYFNGQWKTPFSEASTHHRLFHKSDGSTVSVPMMAQTNKFNYTEFTTPDGHYYDILELPYHGETLSMFIAAPYEKEVPLSALTNILDAELIRQWKGNMTRLPRLLILPKFSLETEVDLRGPLEDLGMTDMFNPAQADFSSLSDKEQLSVAQALQKVKIEVNESGTVASSSTAIVVSSRMAPQEVVMDRPFLFVVRHNPTETNLFMGQVMEP from the exons ATCACGAGTCCCACACAGTCCACCAGGCCACTGACTTCGGCGTCAAAGTGTTTAAGCATGTGGTCCAGGCCTCCCAGGACCGGAACGTGGTTTTCTCTCCCTACGGGGTGTCTTCGGTGCTGGCCATGCTGCAGCTGACCACGGCAGGGAAAACCCAGCAGCAGATCCAGGATGCCATGGGATTCAAAATCAATG AGAAGGGCGCAGCTCCTGCCCTCCGTCGGCTGTCCAAGGAGCTCACGGGACATTGGAACAAGAATGAGATTAGCACTGCGGACGCCATCTTCGTCCAGCGGGACCTGGAGCTGGTCCAGGGCTTCATGCCCCACTTCTTCAAGCTCTTCCGGACCACGGTGAAGCAGGTGGACTTCTTGGAGGTGGAGAGAGCCAGATTCATCATCAATGACTGGGTGGAGAAGCACACCAAAG GTATGATCAGTGACTTACTTGCCGAAGGGGCTGTGGACCAGCTGACACGTCTCGTGCTGGTGAATGCCCTCTACTTCAATGGCCAATGGAAGACCCCCTTCTCAGAGGCCAGCACCCACCACCGCCTCTTCCACAAGTCTGACGGCAGCACCGTCTCTGTGCCCATGATGGCTCAGACCAACAAGTTCAACTACA CTGAATTCACCACTCCTGATGGCCACTACTACGACATCCTGGAGCTGCCCTATCATGGCGAAACCCTCAGCATGTTCATCGCGGCACCCTACGAGAAGGAAGTGCCCCTCTCTGCCCTCACCAACATTCTGGATGCTGAGCTCATCCGACAATGGAAAGGGAACATGACCAGACTGCCCCGGCTCCTCATCCTGCCCAA GTTCTCTCTGGAGACTGAAGTGGACCTCAGAGGGCCCCTGGAGGATCTGGGCATGACTGACATGTTTAAcccagcccaggctgacttctcGAGTCTTTCTG ACAAGGAGCAGCTCTCTGTAGCTCAGGCCCTGCAGAAAGTCAAGATCGAGGTGAACGAGAGCGGCACAGTGGCGTCTTCCTCCACGG CCATTGTCGTCTCAAGCCGCATGGCCCCTCAGGAAGTGGTTATGGACCGACCCTTCCTCTTTGTGGTTCGGCACAATCCGACAG AGACGAACCTCTTCATGGGCCAAGTGATGGAGCCTTGA
- the Vgf gene encoding neurosecretory protein VGF encodes MKTLTLPASVLFCFLILIQGLEAAPPGRSDAYPPPLGSEHKEQVAEDAVSRPKDDSVPEVRAARNSEPQDQGELFQGVDPRALAAVLLQALDRPASPPAVPGGSQQGTPEEAAEALLTESVRSQTHSLPAPEIQVPAAAPPRPQTQDNDPEADDRSEELEALASLLQELRDFSPSNAKRQQETTAAETETRTHTLTRVNLESPGPERVWRASWGEFQARVPERAPLSPPVPSQFQARMPESAPLPETNQFGEGVASPKTHLGETLTPLSKAYQSLGGPFPKVRRLEGSLLGGSEAGERLLQQGLAQVEAGRRQAEATRQAAAQEERLADLASDLLLQYLLQGGARQRDLGGRGLQETQQERESEREEEAEQERRGGGEDELEEEDEEAAEAEAEAEEAERARQNALLFAEEEDGEAGAEDKRSQEEAPGHRRKDVEGAEEGGEEDDDDEEMDPQTIDSLIELSTKLHLPADDVVSIIEEVEEKRKRKKNAPPEPVPPPRAAPAPTHVRSPPPPPPSPARDELPDWNEVLPPWDREEDEVFPPGPYHPFPNYIRPRTLQPPASSRRRHFHHALPPARHHPDLEAQARRAQEEADAEERRLQEQEELENYIEHVLLRRP; translated from the coding sequence ATGAAAACCCTCACGTTGCCGGCATCCgtcctcttctgcttccttatACTGATCCAGGGGTTGGAAGCAGCGCCCCCAGGGCGCTCCGATGCTTATCCTCCACCCCTCGGCTCTGAGCATAAAGAGCAGGTAGCTGAGGACGCAGTGTCCCGGCCAAAGGATGACAGCGTCCCAGAGGTCCGAGCCGCTCGGAATTCCGAGCCTCAGGACCAGGGAGAGCTCTTCCAGGGCGTGGATCCCCGGGCGCTGGCCGCGGTACTGTTGCAGGCACTGGACCGCCCGGCCTCGCCCCCGGCGGTCCCAGGAGGTTCCCAGCAGGGAACACCCGAAGAAGCAGCAGAAGCTCTTTTGACAGAGTCCGTGCGCAGTCAGACCCATAGCCTCCCGGCACCAGAGATCCAAGTGCCCGCTGCAGCCCCCCCTCGCCCTCAGACTCAGGACAACGATCCCGAGGCCGACGACCGCTCAGAAGAGCTGGAGGCGCTAGCATCCTTGCTCCAAGAACTTCGAGATTTCAGTCCGAGCAATGCTAAGCGCCAGCAAGAGACGACCGCAGCAGAGACGGAAACCCGCACGCACACGCTGACCCGAGTCAATCTGGAGAGCCCCGGGCCAGAGCGCGTATGGCGCGCTTCCTGGGGAGAGTTCCAGGCGCGCGTCCCGGAGCGCGCTCCTCTGTCACCCCCGGTCCCTTCGCAATTCCAGGCTCGAATGCCCGAAAGTGCTCCTCTCCCCGAAACCAATCAGTTCGGGGAAGGGGTGGCCTCCCCTAAAACACATCTAGGTGAGACTTTGACACCCTTATCTAAGGCGTACCAAAGCCTAGGTGGTCCCTTCCCCAAGGTGCGCCGGCTTGAGGGCTCACTCTTGGGCGGCTCCGAGGCTGGAGAGCGCCTGCTTCAGCAAGGGCTGGCtcaggtagaggcagggaggagacaggcGGAGGCCACCCGGCAGGCCGCAGCGCAAGAAGAGCGGCTGGCCGACCTCGCCTCCGACCTGCTGCTCCAGTATCTGCTGCAGGGCGGAGCCCGGCAGCGCGATCTCGGGGGTCGCGGGCTGCAGGAGACGCAGCAAGAGCGGGAGagcgagagggaggaggaggcggagCAGGAGAGACGCGGTGGTGGGGAGGacgagctggaggaagaggatgaggaggcggcggaggcggaggcggaggcagaggagGCGGAGAGGGCGCGGCAGAACGCGCTCCTGTTCGCCGAGGAGGAGGACGGGGAAGCCGGAGCCGAGGACAAGCGCTCCCAGGAGGAGGCGCCAGGCCATCGGCGGAAGGATGTGGagggggcagaggagggaggggaagaggacgACGACGACGAGGAGATGGATCCACAGACGATCGATAGCCTCATTGAACTGTCCACCAAACTCCACCTGCCAGCCGACGATGTGGTCAGCATCATCGAAGAGGTGGAGGAAAAACGGAAGCGGAAGAAGAATGCCCCTCCCGAGCCGGTGCCGCCCCCCCGGGCTGCCCCAGCCCCCACTCATGTCCgctccccaccacccccacctccctccccggCCCGGGATGAGTTGCCAGACTGGAACGAAGTGCTCCCACCCTGGGATCGGGAGGAGGATGAGGTGTTTCCCCCGGGGCCCTATCACCCCTTCCCCAACTACATTCGGCCGCGAACACTGCAGCCACCCGCATCCTCCCGCCGCCGTCACTTCCACCACGCGTTGCCACCTGCGCGCCACCATCCCGACCTGGAGGCCCAGGCCAGGCGCGCGCAGGAGGAGGCGGACGCGGAGGAGCGCCGgctgcaggagcaggaggagctggagaattACATCGAGCACGTGCTGCTGCGCCGCCCGTGA